Proteins encoded together in one Lathyrus oleraceus cultivar Zhongwan6 chromosome 5, CAAS_Psat_ZW6_1.0, whole genome shotgun sequence window:
- the LOC127081760 gene encoding uncharacterized protein LOC127081760, with translation MGDSELVIKQASKEYKYVKENLIMYFVVTIRLLKRFEQVNLQHIPRQENQRANDLVQEASGYKASKDQDEDVQVREKVRATVLSPSDLAIVKLGAVDKNHFEILAVDDGGESDWRKPLVDYLRNPVGSTNRKIKYRALSYVLVNDELFKKTVEGVLLKCLGESEAYVVVSSIHSGACGAHQAGLKMKWLLMRSGVYWPSILRDCIEFVKGCQECQLHGGIQHVPASELHTIVKPWPFRGWALDVIGEIRQALSKQQRQKEKVARAYNKKVKGKVFDVEDLVWRAILLMDRNDRVLGKWSPNWEGPFKVLQAFSNNAYEVEELAPDRRILRVNGKYLKKYRPLLQEVKILAN, from the exons ATGGGAGACTCGgagttagtgattaaacaagcaTCAAAAGAGTACAAGTAtgttaaagaaaatttaatcatgtactttgtgGTCACCATTAGattactcaagaggtttgagcaagtcaaTCTCCAACACATTCCACGACAAGAAAACCAAAGAGCAAATGATTTGGTGCAGGAGGCCTCAGGGTACAAAGCATCGAAAGACCAGGATGAAGACGTCCAAGTAAGAGAGAAAGTACGAGCAACAGTGTTGTCACCATCAGATTTGGCGATTGTGAAGTTGGGAGCCGTagataaaaatcattttgaaattttggCTGTCGACGACGGGGGGGAAAGTGATTGGCGTAAACCGTTAGTCGATTACTTACGTAATCCCGTGGGGTCGACAAATCGAAAGATAAAATATAGGGCCCTTAGCTACGTCTTGGTAAAtgatgaattattcaaaaagacGGTCGAAGGAGTGTTATTAAAATGCCTAGGAGAAAGTGAGGCATATGTGGTTGTGTCAAGCATACATAGCGGGGCGTGTGGGGCACATCAAGCAGGCTtgaagatgaaatggctcttgatgcgctcaggagtttattggccttcaataCTAAGAGATTGCATTGAATTTGTTAAAGGCTGTCAAGAATGCCAATTACATGGGGGCATACAgcatgtgcctgcaagcgagctgcatacaattgtgaagccCTGGCCATTTCGAGGATGGGCTCTGGATGTTATAGGAGAAATAAGGCAAGCCTTAtcgaaacaacaaag GCAGAAAGAGAAAGTCGCCCGAGCCTACAATAAAAAGGTGAAAGGTAAAGTGTTTGATGTCGAAGATCTGGTTTGGAGAGCGATCCTGCTGATGGAcagaaatgatagagttttgggtAAATGGTCCCCTAATTGGGAAGGACCGTTTAAGGTTTTACAGGCCTTTTCCAACAACGCCTACGAGGTTgaagagttggcaccagataGGAGAATCTTAAGAGTGAATGGAAAGTACTTGAAAAaatataggcctctccttcaagaggtcaaaattttGGCAAACTAA